A section of the Eublepharis macularius isolate TG4126 chromosome 1, MPM_Emac_v1.0, whole genome shotgun sequence genome encodes:
- the CLIP4 gene encoding LOW QUALITY PROTEIN: CAP-Gly domain-containing linker protein 4 (The sequence of the model RefSeq protein was modified relative to this genomic sequence to represent the inferred CDS: inserted 1 base in 1 codon), translating into MTIEDFPDLSTEGNSLTRRYQHFIPGSERCVTYSVSAAPMPSECEFSFFDPNDAACQEILFNPKTSVSELFAILRQWVPQVQQNIDIIGNEIIKRGCNVNDRDGLTDMTLLHYTCKSGAHGIGDVTTAAKFASRLIDLGADTSLRSRWTNMNALHYAAYFDVPELISVILKNAKSKDVDATCSDFDFGTALHIAAFNCCTGAVKCLLEHGANPAFRNDKGQTPADVVPDPIDMXLEMADAAASAKEIKQMLLDAVPLSCDISKAMLPNYDNVTGKTMLGSLGLKLGDRVVIAGQKVGTLKFCGATEFATGQWAGVELDEPEGKNNGSVGKVQYFKCAPKHGIFAPLSKISKASECKKNARISSSRPLPVIKSKKIDVKHITSKVNSGLSTVKRETATESMFLGSEDGVKSPTGKEAASLGSSSSSSSTTSLDGKENCPKKCNSTSNNKKEDSKSHSVASKVSTRENSTFPSARRNLFDEGEIQIGDRVLVVGQRTGIVRFYGTTKFAPGFWCGIELDKPHGKNNGSVAGVQYFSCLPRYGVFAPPSRVQKLTGSLDSLTNVSSSKMNTSFPGFRRSFSTTSASSQKEINRRNSFVKPKTSALRRSWSNSTTVSPEAPVKLHEGSQVLLTSSSEMGIIRYIGPADFAPGVWLGLELRSAKGKNDGSVGDKRYFTCKPNYGVLVRPSRVTYRGINGAKLVDDIC; encoded by the exons ATGACCATAGAAGATTTTCCTGACCTTTCTACAGAAGGAAATTCATTGACAAGAAGATACCAGCATTTCATTCCAGGCTCTGAACGTTGTGTTACCTACTCAGTTTCTGCTGCACCAATGCCTTCCGAATGTG AGTTCTCCTTTTTTGACCCTAATGATGCAGCATGCCAAGAAATCCTTTTCAACCCCAAAACATCTGTGTCTGAACTATTTGCAATCTTAAGACAGTGGGTCCCTCAAGTTCAACAGAACATCGATATCATTGGGAATGAG ATTATTAAGAGAGGCTGCAATGTGAATGACAGAGATGGATTGACTGACATGACTCTTCTGCATTACACATGCAAGTCAGGGGCTCATGGTATTG GTGATGTGACGACTGCTGCCAAATTTGCCTCACGGCTTATCGACTTGGGTGCAGATACCAGTTTGAGGAGCCGTTGGACAAATATGAATGCTTTACACTATGCTGCTTATTTTGATGTTCCAGAACTTATTAGTGTTATTTTGAAAAATGCAAAGTCCAAAG ATGTGGATGCTACCTGCAGTGACTTTGATTTTGGAACAGCTTTGCATATTGCTGCCTTCAACTGTTGCACAGGAGCTGTAAAGTGTTTATTGGAACATGGAGCCAACCCTGCCTTTAGG AATGACAAAGGACAAACGCCAGCAGATGTGGTTCCTGATCCAATTGACA CACTGGAGATGGCAGATGCAGCAGCAAGTGCTAAAGAGATCAAACAGATGCTCCTGGATGCAGTGCCTCTATCATGTGACATTTCCAAGGCTATGCTTCCAAATTATGATAATGTCACTGGTAAAACCATGCTTGGATCACTTGGTCTAAAGCTGGGAGATCGAGTTGTTATTGCTGGACAGAAG GTTGGTACATTAAAATTTTGTGGTGCAACAGAGTTTGCCACTGGGCAGTGGGCTGGCGTAGAACTGGATGAACCTGAAGGAAAAAATAATGGAAGTGTTGGAAAGGTGCAGTACTTCAAATGTGCTCCAAAACATG GTATCTTTGCGCCTCTCTCTAAAATAAGTAAAGCTTCAGAATGCAAAAAGAATGCGAGAATATCTTCCTCACGACCTTTGCCTGTAATAAAGTCAAAGAAAATTGATGTAAAACATATTACATCCAAAGTGAATTCTG GCTTATCCACAGTGAAAAGGGAGACTGCTACGGAATCCATGTTTTTGGGCAGTGAAGATGGAGTGAAAAGTCCAACTGGTAAAGAAG CAGCTTCTCTTGGATCCAGCAGCTCTTCATCTTCTACTACCTCTTTGGACGGCAAGGAAAATTGTCCCAAGAAATGCAATTCCACAAGTAATAATAAGAAGGAAGACTCTAAATCCCATTCAGTTGCATCCAAAGTCAGCACTA GAGAAAATAGTACTTTTCCATCTGCAAGAAGGAATCTTTTTGATGAGGGAGAAATTCAGATTGGAGACAGAGTACTGGTAGTAGGGCAGAGGACTGGAATAGTTAGATTCTACGGGACTACAAAGTTTGCACCAG GGTTTTGGTGTGGAATAGAGCTGGACAAACCCCATGGCAAGAACAACGGTTCAGTTGCAGGTGTGCAGTACTTCAGCTGCCTGCCCAGATACGGGGTTTTTGCGCCACCATCCAGAGTGCAGAA GTTAACAGGATCACTAGATTCTCTGACAAATGTTTCATCAAGTAAAATGAATACTTCTTTCCCTG GTTTCCGACGAAGTTTCAGTACAACTTCCGCATCTTCCCAAAAAGAGATAAATAGGAGAAATTCCTTTGTCAA GCCAAAAACCTCTGCCTTGCGGCGCAGCTGGAGCAATAGCACCACCGTGAGCCCTGAGGCTCCTGTAAAGCTTCACGAGGGTTCCCAGGTCCTCCTCACCAGCTCCAGTGAGATGGGCATAATTCGCTACATTGGTCCTGCTGACTTTGCTCCAGGGGTGTGGCTTGGTCTGGAACTGCGGAGCGCCAAGGGCAAGAACGATGGGTCGGTGGGGGACAAGCGGTACTTCACTTGCAAGCCAAATTATGGAGTCTTGGTGCGGCCCAGCAGAGTAACCTATCGGGGGATTAATGGGGCAAAACTTGTGGATGACATTTGCTGA